One Bufo gargarizans isolate SCDJY-AF-19 chromosome 4, ASM1485885v1, whole genome shotgun sequence DNA window includes the following coding sequences:
- the LOC122936234 gene encoding syncytin-A-like → MKIVLTIENPGKYDEGDYVLGWYFHKMWGAATSRVTQMFRLRDMYKSKEYQPITSVPKNPLAPHIVSLKNLKAISDPTYEDTLAMETGFSDVNLWLEWMKYSAASVNKSNCYICGAAKPHLGTVPLVLPESVEECFLTLFVNMSYSHSACTEWKSRYPLLLKNPRPGAGIQVYPGNYTCYKGSTHGRNVQNFTKGYCHKYSNLNISLTQNQVYSIGDVYWICGDGKIRSRLEGAWKGECVLAKVIMNMHIFTESDITDKGVLKINKRSSPLSSFDPHVYIDAIGVPRGVPDEFKARDQVAAGFESIFPIITVNKNVDWINYIYYNQQRFVNYTRDALQGVAEELQADSIMTFQNRMVLDMILAEKGGVCQVLTDPTSCCTYIPNNTGPTGKVTIAIKKLEDLSIELKKNSGINNPWDQYSGWFTSWKQGLMQLGIVILIVIVVIGVVALCVIPCVKRMLEKVLSNMALYQTTLPQEDRSPDGYKNYLISYREKKDKKGKNHVV, encoded by the coding sequence ATGAAAATTGTATTGACAATAGAAAACCCTGGTAAATATGATGAAGGAGATTATGTATTGGGATGGTACTTCCATAAAATGTGGGGAGCTGCAACTTCCCGGGTAACACAAATGTTCAGACTTAGAGATATGTATAAGTCTAAGGAATACCAACCCATCACAAGTGTCCCCAAAAACCCACTAGCCCCACATATAGTTTCTCTAAAAAACCTAAAGGCCATATCTGATCCCACATATGAGGATACTTTGGCCATGGAGACGGGTTTTTCTGATGTTAATTTGTGGCTGGAGTGGATGAAGTATAGTGCAGCCTctgtgaataaaagtaactgttaCATATGCGGTGCTGCCAAGCCACACCTAGGTACCGTACCCCTAGTGTTACCAGAAAGTGTTGAAGAATGTTTTTTGACTCTTTTTGTTAATATGTCTTATAGCCACAGTGCATGTACAGAATGGAAATCAAGATACCCTCTGTTGTTAAAAAATCCTCGCCCTGGGGCAGGAATCCAGGTATATCCAGGTaactacacatgttacaaaggtAGTACACATGGGAGGAATGTACAGAATTTCACCAAAGGTTAttgtcacaaatacagcaatctgAACATATCCCTCACTCAGAATCAAGTATACTCCATAGGAGATGTGTACTGGATCTGTGGAGATGGAAAAATAAGATCCAGACTGGAAGGTgcctggaaaggtgaatgtgTGCTTGCCAAAGTTATAATGAACATGCACATTTTTACTGAATCAGATATTACAGACAAAGGGGTGCTAAAGATAAACAAAAGAAGCAGCCCCCTTTCAAGTTTTGATCCCCATGTGTATATAGATGCAATAGGTGTTCCAAGAGGGGTCCCAGATGAGTTCAAAGCTAGAGATCAAGTAGCCGCCGGATTTGAATCAATATTTCCCATCATTACTGTGaataaaaatgtggattggataaaTTACATATACTACAATCAGCAAAGGTTTGTAAACTATACCAGAGATGCATTACAAGGGGTAGCAGAAGAACTACAAGCAGACTCAATCATGACATTTCAGAATCGAATGGTGTTGGATATGATTCTTGCAGAGAAGGGCGGAGTGTGCCAAGTACTGACTGATCCAACCTCCTGTTGCACATACATACCAAATAATACTGGCCCCACTGGTAAGGTCACAATAGCTATAAAAAAGCTTGAAGATCTGTCAATAGAACTGAAAAAGAACTCAGGTATAAATAATCCATGGGATCAatactctgggtggttcacaagttGGAAACAAGGTCTCATGCAACTAGGGATTGTCATACTAATAGTAATTGTAGTAATAGGTGTAGTAGCATTATGTGTTATTCCTTGTGTGAAACGAATGCTAGAAAAAGTGCTCTCCAATATGGCATTATATCAGACTACTCTACCCCAGGAGGATCGAAGCCCAGATGGGTATAAGAATTACCTAATATCATATAGAGAGAAAAAGGACAAGAAAGGAAAGAACCATGTAG